A stretch of the Serratia marcescens genome encodes the following:
- a CDS encoding citrate synthase — MTDKKATLTINDSEAPIELGVLTPTLGPDVLDVRALGSKGYFTFDPGFTSTASCESKITFIDGDKGVLLHRGFPIEQLAKESSYLEVCYILLYGETPTPEEFETFKTTVTRHTMIHDQITHLFRGFRRDSHPMAVLCGVTGALAAFYHDALDVNNERHREITAFRLLSKMPTVAAMCYKYSLGQPFVYPRNDLSYAGNFLHMMFATPCEEYVVNPVLERAMDRILILHADHEQNASTSTVRTAGSSGANPFACIAAGIASLWGPAHGGANEAALKMLEEIKTVEHIPEFIKRAKDKNDSFRLMGFGHRVYKNYDPRATVMRETCHEVLKELNKKDDNLLQVAMELEHIALNDPYFIEKKLYPNVDFYSGIILKAMGIPSSMFTVIFAIARTIGWIAHWNEMHDEGIKIARPRQLYTGYAERDFKSQLKNK; from the coding sequence ATGACTGATAAGAAAGCGACGCTAACCATTAACGACAGCGAAGCTCCGATCGAACTGGGCGTATTGACACCGACACTGGGCCCTGATGTCCTCGATGTCCGCGCTCTGGGTTCCAAAGGTTATTTCACATTTGATCCCGGCTTTACCTCCACCGCTTCTTGCGAATCCAAGATTACCTTCATCGACGGCGACAAAGGCGTGCTGCTGCACCGCGGCTTCCCTATCGAGCAACTGGCGAAAGAATCTTCCTATCTGGAAGTGTGCTACATCCTGCTGTACGGCGAGACCCCAACGCCGGAAGAGTTCGAGACCTTCAAGACGACCGTCACCCGCCACACCATGATCCACGACCAGATCACCCATCTGTTCCGTGGCTTCCGTCGCGACTCACACCCGATGGCGGTGCTGTGCGGCGTGACCGGCGCGCTGGCGGCGTTCTACCATGATGCGCTGGACGTCAACAACGAGCGTCACCGTGAAATCACCGCGTTCCGCCTGCTGTCCAAAATGCCGACAGTGGCCGCGATGTGCTACAAATATTCCCTGGGCCAGCCGTTCGTTTACCCGCGCAACGATCTGTCCTATGCCGGCAACTTCCTGCACATGATGTTCGCTACCCCGTGCGAAGAGTACGTGGTGAACCCGGTGCTGGAACGCGCCATGGACCGCATTCTGATCCTGCACGCCGACCATGAGCAGAACGCCTCTACCTCTACCGTGCGCACCGCCGGCTCTTCCGGCGCCAACCCGTTCGCCTGCATCGCGGCCGGTATCGCCTCCCTGTGGGGACCGGCGCACGGCGGCGCCAACGAAGCGGCGCTGAAAATGCTGGAAGAGATCAAGACTGTCGAGCACATTCCGGAATTCATCAAGCGCGCCAAGGACAAGAACGACTCCTTCCGCCTGATGGGCTTCGGCCACCGCGTGTACAAGAACTACGATCCGCGCGCTACCGTGATGCGCGAAACCTGTCACGAAGTGCTGAAAGAGCTGAACAAGAAGGACGACAACCTGCTGCAGGTCGCAATGGAGCTGGAGCACATCGCGCTGAACGACCCGTACTTCATCGAGAAGAAACTGTACCCGAACGTCGACTTCTACTCCGGCATCATCCTGAAGGCGATGGGTATTCCTTCTTCCATGTTCACCGTGATCTTCGCCATCGCGCGCACCATCGGCTGGATCGCCCACTGGAACGAAATGCACGACGAAGGCATCAAAATTGCCCGTCCGCGTCAGCTGTACACCGGCTATGCCGAACGCGATTTCAAATCCCAGCTGAAAAACAAGTAA
- the sdhC gene encoding succinate dehydrogenase cytochrome b556 subunit has product MGKYVKKQRPVNLDLQTIRFPVTAIASILHRVSGVITFVAVGILLWLLGLSLSSQEGFLQAAAIMNSFIVKFIFWGILTALAYHICGGIRHLLMDFGYIEESLAAGTRSAQVAIGLTVVLSVLAGVLVW; this is encoded by the coding sequence GTGGGCAAATACGTGAAAAAACAACGACCTGTCAACTTGGATCTGCAAACGATCCGGTTCCCTGTAACTGCGATAGCGTCTATCTTACACCGAGTCTCTGGCGTAATTACCTTCGTTGCCGTGGGTATCCTCCTCTGGCTGCTGGGCCTGTCACTCTCTTCCCAAGAGGGGTTCCTGCAGGCGGCCGCCATCATGAATAGCTTCATCGTCAAATTCATATTCTGGGGCATCCTCACGGCGCTGGCCTATCACATTTGCGGTGGCATCCGTCACTTGTTAATGGATTTTGGCTACATCGAAGAGAGTTTGGCCGCCGGTACCCGTTCCGCCCAGGTGGCGATCGGTCTGACCGTCGTGCTGTCAGTTCTGGCTGGAGTCCTCGTATGGTAA
- the sdhD gene encoding succinate dehydrogenase membrane anchor subunit, whose product MVNNVSALGRNGVHDWLLLRASAIIITLYVLYILGFFVTAPELTYDIWRGFFATSITKVFTLLTLLSILVHAWIGLWQVLTDYVKPLAVRLVLQLAVVVALLVYLLYGTIVVWGA is encoded by the coding sequence ATGGTAAACAACGTTTCTGCATTAGGGCGCAACGGCGTGCACGATTGGCTGCTGCTGCGCGCTTCCGCTATCATCATCACCCTGTACGTCCTGTATATCCTGGGCTTTTTCGTCACGGCCCCGGAACTCACTTATGACATCTGGCGCGGTTTCTTCGCCACTTCCATTACGAAAGTGTTCACTCTGCTGACCTTGCTGTCGATTCTGGTGCACGCCTGGATCGGGCTGTGGCAGGTGCTGACGGACTACGTCAAGCCGCTGGCGGTTCGCCTGGTGTTGCAGCTGGCTGTCGTGGTCGCGTTACTGGTCTATTTACTGTACGGAACAATCGTAGTGTGGGGTGCTTAA
- the sdhA gene encoding succinate dehydrogenase flavoprotein subunit, translating into MKLPVREFDAVVIGAGGAGMRAALQISQAGSTCALLSKVFPTRSHTVSAQGGITVALGNSHEDNWEWHMYDTVKGSDYIGDQDAIEYMCKTGPEAILELEHMGLPFSRLDDGRIYQRPFGGQSLNFGGEQAARTAAAADRTGHALLHTLYQQNLKNHTTIFSEWYALDLVKNQDGAVVGTTAICIETGEVVYFKAKATVLATGGAGRIYQSTTNAHINTGDGVGMALRAGVPVQDMEMWQFHPTGIAGAGVLVTEGCRGEGGYLLNKHGERFMERYAPNAKDLAGRDVVARSIMIEIREGRGCDGPWGPHAKLKLDHLGKDVLESRLPGILELSRTFAHVDPVKEPIPVIPTCHYMMGGIPTKVTGQALTVNEKGEDVVIPGLFAVGEIACVSVHGANRLGGNSLLDLVVFGRSAGMHLQESLEEQGESRDASDSDVEASLDRLNRWNNTRSGEDPVEIRKALQSCMQHNFSVFREGDAMAKGLEELKVIRERLKNARLDDTSSEFNTQRIECLELDNLMETAYSTAVSANFRTESRGAHSRFDYPERDDANWLCHSLYLPQSESMTRREVNMQPKLRPAFPPKVRSY; encoded by the coding sequence ATGAAACTGCCAGTCAGAGAGTTTGATGCCGTCGTAATCGGCGCCGGCGGTGCGGGCATGCGTGCCGCGCTGCAAATTTCCCAAGCGGGCTCGACCTGTGCTCTGCTGTCCAAAGTTTTCCCGACCCGTTCCCATACCGTGTCCGCACAGGGCGGCATCACCGTCGCGCTGGGCAACAGCCACGAGGACAACTGGGAATGGCATATGTACGACACGGTGAAAGGTTCCGACTATATCGGTGACCAGGACGCCATCGAATATATGTGTAAAACCGGCCCGGAAGCGATTCTGGAACTGGAACACATGGGCCTGCCGTTCTCTCGTCTGGACGACGGCCGCATCTATCAGCGCCCGTTCGGCGGCCAATCGCTGAACTTCGGCGGCGAGCAGGCGGCGCGTACCGCAGCCGCAGCTGACCGTACCGGCCACGCGCTGCTGCACACCCTGTACCAACAGAACCTGAAAAACCACACCACCATCTTCTCCGAGTGGTATGCGCTTGATCTGGTGAAAAACCAGGACGGCGCGGTGGTCGGCACCACGGCTATCTGCATCGAAACCGGTGAAGTGGTTTACTTCAAAGCCAAGGCCACCGTGCTGGCGACCGGCGGCGCAGGCCGTATTTATCAGTCCACCACCAACGCCCACATCAACACCGGCGACGGTGTCGGCATGGCGCTGCGCGCCGGCGTGCCGGTGCAGGACATGGAAATGTGGCAGTTCCACCCGACCGGCATCGCCGGCGCGGGCGTGCTGGTGACCGAAGGCTGCCGCGGCGAAGGCGGTTACCTGCTGAACAAACACGGCGAGCGCTTCATGGAGCGTTATGCGCCGAACGCCAAAGATCTGGCGGGCCGCGACGTGGTTGCCCGTTCGATCATGATCGAAATCCGCGAAGGCCGCGGCTGCGACGGTCCTTGGGGCCCGCACGCCAAGCTGAAGCTGGATCACCTGGGTAAAGACGTGCTGGAATCCCGTCTGCCGGGCATTCTGGAACTGTCCCGCACCTTCGCGCACGTCGATCCGGTGAAAGAGCCGATCCCGGTTATCCCAACCTGTCACTATATGATGGGCGGCATTCCGACCAAAGTGACCGGCCAGGCGCTGACCGTGAACGAGAAAGGCGAAGACGTGGTGATCCCGGGGCTGTTCGCCGTGGGGGAAATCGCCTGCGTATCGGTGCACGGCGCCAACCGCTTGGGCGGCAACTCGCTGCTCGACCTGGTGGTGTTCGGCCGTTCCGCCGGCATGCACCTGCAGGAATCGCTGGAAGAGCAGGGCGAGAGCCGTGACGCCAGCGACTCCGACGTGGAAGCCTCGCTGGACCGTCTGAACCGTTGGAACAACACCCGTTCCGGCGAAGACCCTGTCGAAATTCGCAAAGCGCTGCAGTCTTGCATGCAGCACAACTTCTCGGTATTCCGCGAAGGTGATGCGATGGCCAAGGGCCTGGAAGAACTGAAAGTGATCCGTGAACGTCTGAAGAACGCACGCCTGGACGATACCTCCAGCGAGTTCAACACCCAGCGCATCGAATGCCTGGAGTTGGATAACCTGATGGAGACCGCGTATTCCACCGCCGTGTCGGCCAACTTCCGTACCGAGAGCCGTGGCGCACACAGCCGCTTCGACTACCCGGAACGCGATGACGCCAACTGGCTGTGCCATTCGCTGTATCTGCCGCAATCGGAAAGCATGACGCGTCGTGAAGTGAACATGCAACCGAAGCTGCGCCCGGCATTCCCGCCGAAAGTGCGTTCTTACTAA
- a CDS encoding succinate dehydrogenase iron-sulfur subunit encodes MKLEFSIYRYNPDVDDAPHMQDYTLEAEEGRDMMLLDALIQLKEKDPTLSFRRSCREGVCGSDGLNMNGKNGLACITPISSLRKGNGKIVIRPLPGLPVVRDLVVDMGQFYTQYEKIKPYLLNDGKNPPAREHLQSPEQRAKLDGLYECILCACCSTSCPSFWWNPDKFIGPAGLLAAYRFLIDSRDTETQERLDDLDDAFSVFRCHSIMNCVSVCPKGLNPTRAIGHIKSMLLQRGA; translated from the coding sequence ATGAAACTCGAATTTTCCATTTATCGCTACAACCCGGATGTCGATGACGCGCCGCACATGCAGGACTACACCCTGGAAGCGGAAGAAGGTCGCGACATGATGCTGCTGGATGCGTTGATCCAGCTGAAAGAAAAAGACCCAACCCTGTCGTTCCGTCGCTCATGCCGCGAAGGCGTCTGCGGTTCCGATGGCCTGAACATGAACGGTAAAAACGGCCTGGCGTGCATCACCCCGATTTCGTCGCTGCGCAAAGGCAACGGCAAGATCGTGATCCGTCCGCTGCCGGGCCTGCCGGTGGTGCGCGATCTGGTGGTGGATATGGGCCAGTTCTACACCCAGTATGAAAAGATCAAGCCATACCTGCTGAACGACGGCAAGAACCCGCCGGCGCGCGAACACCTGCAGTCGCCGGAGCAGCGCGCCAAGCTGGACGGCCTGTACGAGTGCATTCTGTGCGCCTGCTGCTCGACCTCTTGCCCATCGTTCTGGTGGAACCCGGACAAGTTCATCGGCCCAGCCGGTCTGTTGGCGGCATATCGCTTCCTGATCGACAGCCGTGACACGGAAACGCAAGAACGTTTAGATGATCTGGACGACGCTTTTAGTGTTTTCCGCTGCCATAGCATTATGAATTGTGTCAGTGTATGTCCTAAAGGCTTGAATCCGACGCGTGCGATCGGGCATATCAAGTCCATGCTGCTGCAACGCGGCGCATAA